The genome window TCTCCCCGCGGAGGCGCTCCATCTCTTCCTTGCTTCCCGCGAGGGCCGCTTCGAGCATCTTCTCCTGGCAGTCGGCCTGGAGGGTCCGGCGGATGAGGCGGAAGCGGATTTTCACCACCTCCAGCTCCATCGGGTAGAGTTTGTTCGCCTTCTGGAGGACGTGCTCGCGGACGCCGATTTTGCCGAAGTCGTGGAGAAGGCCGGCGTAGCGCAGCTCCTTGAGCTGCTCCTCGGTGTAGGTGACGTCGGCATATCTTCCTTGCTTGGTATTGCTAACGGCCTTCGCCAGGGCGAGGGTCAGATCGGTGACGCGCTCGGAGTGACCCGAGGTGATTGGGTCCCGTTGCTCGATGGCGTGCACGGAAGCCTTGACCAGCCCCTCGAAGGTTCTCTCGATGCTCTCGAGGAGCATGCTGTTTTCGAGGGAGACGGCGGCCTGGCTGGCGAGCGAGGCGACGATCTGCTCGATGGCGGGGTCGAAACGGGCCACTTGCTGCTCGGCAACTTCCGGCGTCTCGAGAGTGAGGTCCGCCGAGGGCTTCGCGTTGATGAGCTGCAGGACACCGGTGATCTCGTTCTTGTGGTCCTTCATGGGAACCACGAGCATGGATTTGCTCCGGTAGCCAACGCTTTGGTCGAAGCTCTTGTTGAAGCTGTACTCGACATCCTTCCGGAGGTTGTACACGTCGGGGATGTTAAGCGTCTCGCCCGTTACCGCCACGTAGCCGGAGATGCTCGCCTTGGTGGCGGGCATGACGAACTCCCGGAAGGGGATGTTCTTCGAGTCGTTCTGGGTGTGCTTGAAGCGAAGGCTCTTGTTGCCCTCCGCGTCCTCTTCGACGAGGTAGAGGCTCCCCGCGTCGGCTTTTGTCAGCTCACGGCTCTGGGTGAGGATGAGATCGAGCAGCCGGTGGTGGTTTTGTTCGGCGGAGAGTGCGATGCCGATCTGGGTCAGGTTGTCGATGTTGCGGGAGAGGGTCTCCCGCTCAACGCGCTCCTGGGTGGCGATGTACCGGGCGACGGCATGGCGGAACGCACCGAGAAGGCTGACGAGCATGCTCATCCGCTTCAGGGGGAGCTGCAGGGTGCCCGAAACGATGCTGGAGAGCGCGGCCTGGGGCGGAGTCTCGTTGCCTCCCTCCGGGATCAGGTAGAGGGCCGAGAGGGGAATCCGGTCCTGGGCCAGCTCTGCCAGTTTCCAGATCCCGTCGCCGGAGGCGAGGTCCTCATCAAGGAGGATGACGATGAGCGCACCGGCATCGCCGGGGATGTCAGCCAGCGATGAAATCTGCTTGAGGTGGATACCCTTTTCCTTCAGAAGGGCGGTCCATTCGCTCATATCGGTGCCCGCCGAATGGTAGACGAGCTTCCGGCGTTTTAATGCGATTTCTTCTTCGACCTCGATGAACGGGCTGTTTTCTTGTGTCTCCATCGCTCGCCGCCTGTCTTGATCCGGCCGGGGAACCCTGCGTGCGGGGAGGCAGGCGTCCCGGGCCCTCGGGGTTTTTGAATGGTGCTATTCTCGCACATCGGCGTGTTGCCGCCAACATAATGAAAGCGCGGCCCGGGGTTGCTGTAAAGAGTCCGCCGCCGGGCCGGGAGAGAAAAAGATGGACCCGAAAGGATATTCGCCGGATGCGGCGGCGCGGGGCCGGCGCTATCAGATGCGGCGGCTGGGCCTCGGGCTGGCCGCAGGTGCCGTGGAATGGGCCCTCACGGTGGTTTTTTTCCTGCTCGCGGCGCGCGCGGAGGGCTGGGGACTGAGGGCGGCGGGTCCCTTCTGGCAGGGGGCGCTTTTCTTCGCAGCGCTGGCGACGCTCCGGGGTTTGGTTTCGCTTCCGCTCGATTTCCGGGCCGGCTTCCGGCTGTCCCATTCCGCCGGCCTCTCGAACCAGACCCTCGGCGGCTGGTGGTCGGATCGGCTGAAGGGCTGGGGGCTGCAGCTGGTCCTCGGAGGAGTCGCCTCGGGCGGGTTTCTCGCGCTCACCGCCTGGCGCCCCGAGGGATGGTGGTGGCCGGCAGGGCTTCTCGCGATTGGCCTGGGCCTGATCC of bacterium contains these proteins:
- a CDS encoding GAF domain-containing protein — translated: METQENSPFIEVEEEIALKRRKLVYHSAGTDMSEWTALLKEKGIHLKQISSLADIPGDAGALIVILLDEDLASGDGIWKLAELAQDRIPLSALYLIPEGGNETPPQAALSSIVSGTLQLPLKRMSMLVSLLGAFRHAVARYIATQERVERETLSRNIDNLTQIGIALSAEQNHHRLLDLILTQSRELTKADAGSLYLVEEDAEGNKSLRFKHTQNDSKNIPFREFVMPATKASISGYVAVTGETLNIPDVYNLRKDVEYSFNKSFDQSVGYRSKSMLVVPMKDHKNEITGVLQLINAKPSADLTLETPEVAEQQVARFDPAIEQIVASLASQAAVSLENSMLLESIERTFEGLVKASVHAIEQRDPITSGHSERVTDLTLALAKAVSNTKQGRYADVTYTEEQLKELRYAGLLHDFGKIGVREHVLQKANKLYPMELEVVKIRFRLIRRTLQADCQEKMLEAALAGSKEEMERLRGEMEERLAEVDGFLSLVLEADVPSMMPDGNFERLQKLSEITFIDTDGEEKPYLTEAELAALNLRRGNLTAAERKEIESHASHSFNFLVQIPWTRELRGIPEIAHGHHEKLNGEGYPQGITEEQIPLQARMMCVCDIFDALTATDRPYKKAAPLDKAIQILRFEVKDNHLCPELMDIFVKRKVYQAVDQFKDVEYQEPESG